One genomic segment of Vibrio sp. SCSIO 43136 includes these proteins:
- a CDS encoding DTW domain-containing protein, with amino-acid sequence MTSRYCSQCGKAMCICSLITPVENRLELIILQHPTEVGRAKGTAAILQLGLSHCKTFVGEDFSQHDELNQLLAEPDVTHWVLFPAEQANSLEQAATISGKLRVILLDGTWKKAYKMRQISINLRNLPCIALPEDLQGNYKIRKSPSDNALSTVEAGYHLLEQLDTACKPQPLLDAFEAMMEQQLAQIPPEVRKKHFGD; translated from the coding sequence ATGACGTCTCGATACTGTTCTCAATGTGGAAAAGCAATGTGTATATGCTCACTGATTACTCCAGTGGAGAATCGACTTGAGCTTATCATTCTGCAACACCCGACGGAAGTTGGGCGAGCAAAAGGGACGGCGGCGATCTTGCAACTTGGCCTATCACACTGCAAAACCTTTGTTGGTGAAGACTTTAGTCAGCATGACGAGTTAAATCAATTGCTTGCTGAACCTGATGTGACCCACTGGGTGTTATTTCCAGCTGAACAGGCCAACTCACTAGAGCAGGCGGCAACTATTAGTGGAAAGCTGAGAGTAATACTGCTCGATGGTACTTGGAAGAAGGCGTACAAAATGCGCCAAATCTCAATTAATCTGCGTAACCTTCCATGTATTGCGCTACCAGAAGATTTACAAGGCAACTATAAGATCCGAAAGTCACCGTCAGATAATGCGTTATCGACGGTAGAGGCGGGTTATCACCTCTTAGAGCAATTAGACACTGCTTGTAAGCCGCAACCACTGCTAGATGCTTTTGAAGCAATGATGGAGCAGCAACTAGCCCAGATACCACCGGAAGTTCGTAAAAAGCATTTTGGGGATTAA
- the rrtA gene encoding rhombosortase produces the protein MLPSLIITSLIMVLAQLPALHPLLNWDASLIQQGQYWRILTAHFTHTNWTHLAMNCAGLWVICWFFRDSWSTKRFWMALTVISLLVSMTLPLTNTQWYAGLSAVLHGLFALFAVIEIINGRHTSVWLLVGLTVKIGWENLAGPSHSTEAMINARVAVEAHLAGAIAGLLLGLTIYLRKRLDIK, from the coding sequence ATGTTACCTAGCTTAATCATTACCAGCCTCATTATGGTGCTGGCTCAATTGCCCGCATTACACCCTCTCCTCAACTGGGATGCAAGCCTTATTCAACAGGGCCAGTATTGGCGAATCTTAACCGCTCACTTTACCCACACTAACTGGACCCATTTAGCGATGAATTGTGCTGGGTTATGGGTGATTTGCTGGTTTTTCCGTGATAGTTGGTCAACGAAACGTTTTTGGATGGCGCTCACTGTGATAAGTCTTTTGGTGAGCATGACCTTGCCACTGACTAACACCCAATGGTACGCAGGATTGTCTGCTGTGCTTCATGGGCTATTTGCTTTGTTTGCGGTAATTGAAATCATCAATGGTCGTCACACTAGTGTGTGGTTATTGGTAGGACTTACAGTAAAAATAGGTTGGGAAAATCTCGCAGGGCCATCACACAGTACCGAGGCAATGATTAACGCAAGAGTGGCTGTCGAGGCCCACTTAGCGGGCGCTATTGCCGGGCTATTGCTTGGGTTGACTATCTACTTGAGAAAAAGATTAGATATTAAATAA
- a CDS encoding CcdB family protein, which produces MLLDLQTDLLDGLTTRVVVPLLEYDSSPKPANTLNPIFEVEGKQIVMLTQFLAAVSQIELREFVTDLSDHHKEVMDALDMLFLGF; this is translated from the coding sequence TTGCTACTCGACTTACAAACTGACTTACTTGATGGTCTAACAACCAGAGTCGTCGTTCCTCTTCTTGAATATGACAGTTCACCTAAGCCTGCGAATACGCTTAATCCGATTTTCGAGGTAGAAGGTAAGCAAATTGTTATGTTGACACAGTTCCTTGCTGCAGTATCTCAAATAGAACTAAGAGAATTCGTTACCGATTTGAGTGACCATCATAAAGAAGTTATGGATGCGTTGGACATGCTGTTCTTGGGCTTTTGA
- a CDS encoding type II toxin-antitoxin system CcdA family antitoxin: MNPVESGKYQFIGPSSPSKTLSESVELTKCKPRNSEQAIDVSSNELKKSLWLEENQVAIESSNNYVEMHGLPLARFKSY; the protein is encoded by the coding sequence ATGAACCCAGTAGAGTCAGGTAAATATCAGTTCATTGGACCAAGCTCACCGAGTAAGACGTTGAGTGAAAGTGTTGAACTGACTAAGTGCAAACCACGAAATTCTGAGCAGGCTATTGATGTAAGCAGTAACGAGCTAAAGAAATCGCTTTGGCTGGAAGAAAATCAAGTTGCAATAGAAAGCTCAAATAACTACGTGGAGATGCATGGGCTCCCACTTGCAAGATTTAAATCTTATTGA
- a CDS encoding ComEA family DNA-binding protein yields MNALKTLLLSIALILSPLSIAEETKADKYEGIEITVNINTATAQELATLLKGIGQSKAEKIVEYRDANGKFKSADELAEVKGIGNATVEKNRERIKL; encoded by the coding sequence ATGAATGCGTTGAAAACTCTGCTATTGAGTATAGCGTTGATTTTATCGCCACTATCAATTGCCGAAGAAACCAAAGCAGATAAGTATGAAGGCATTGAAATCACGGTGAACATCAACACCGCAACCGCCCAAGAGTTGGCAACCTTGCTAAAAGGTATCGGGCAATCTAAAGCGGAAAAGATCGTTGAATACCGAGATGCCAATGGCAAGTTCAAGTCGGCCGATGAGCTAGCAGAAGTGAAAGGGATTGGCAATGCGACGGTTGAGAAGAATCGTGAGCGTATCAAGCTCTAG